The genome window GGTTGGCGACGCCGGCCTTCCCAAGGTCCACGCCGACCGCGAGCGCGGTGCCGGCCAGCACCAGGCAGGGCGTGACCAGGATCACCAGGGCGGCCATCTTCATCTCGTACGCCTGGATCTTCTTGCCCAGGTATTCGGGGGTGCGGCCGATCATCAGGCCTGCGATGAAAACGGCCAGGATCGCGAACACCAGCATGCCGTACAGGCCCGAGCCGACGCCGCCGAAGATCACTTCGCCGAACTGCATCATCACCAGCGGCGCCATGCCGCCCAGGGGCATGAACGAATCGTGCATGGCGTTGACCGCGCCGCAGGAGGCGGCGGTGGTGACCACCGCGAACAGCGAGGATGCGGCGATGCCGAAGCGGGTCTCCTTGCCCTCCATGTTGCCGCTTGAAGCGTCCATGCCCAGGGCTACCAGCTGCGGATTGGCCTGCTGCTCTGCCGCGTAGGTGAGCAGGCAGGCGGCGACGAAGATGATGGTCATGGTGGCCAGCACCGCCCAGCCCTGGCGGATGTCGCCCACCATGCGCCCGAAGGTGAAGCAGAGCGCCGCCGGGATCAGGAAGATCGCAATCATCTGGGCGAAGTTCGTCAGCGCATTCGGGTTCTCGAAGGGGTGGGCCGAGTTGGCGTTGAAGTAGCCGCCGCCGTTCGTGCCCAGCATCTTGATCGCCTCCTGCGAGGCCACGGGACCCATCGGAATCGCCTGGGTGACGGCCGTGCCCTGGGCGTGCACGACCGGCTCCAGCAACTGGGCCTGGACCTGGCCGGAGAAATTCTGGATCACACCCTGCCCCGCCAGGAACACGGCCAGCAGCAGCGACAGCGGCAGCAGCACGTAGAGGGTGGATCGCACCAGGTCGGTCCAGAAGTTACCGACCGACTCGCTGGAACGGGCCGCGAAGCCGCGAATCAGGGCGAAGGCGACCGCGATGCCGGTGGCGGCAGAGAAGAAGTTCTGGCAGGCCAGGCCCAGCATCTGGGTCAGGATGCTCATGGTCTGCTCGCCGCTGTAGCCCTGCCAGTTGGTGTTGGCGACGAAGCTGACCGCGGTGTTGAAGGAGGAGTCGGGGCTGACGTTGGCCATGCCGTCCGGGTTCAGCGGCAGCCAGGCTTGGACCCGCTGCAGCAGGTAGACGAAGACCGCGCCGAGCGCGTTGAAGACGATCAGGGCCAGGGCGTAGCCCTTCCAGGTCTGGTCGGCGCTGGCGGCGGGGCCGGCGCAGCGCATCAGCACGCGCTCGATGGCGCCGAGCCAGCGCAGGCCGGAGATGTGACCCGGTTTGAGGCCGCTGCCGGCCACGTGGGCCATCAGGGCGCCGAGCGGCCAGGCCAGCGCCAGCAGGACCGCCAGGAAGGCGGCCAGCAGCAGGAGGAATTCGGCACTCATCACAGCTCCTCCGCCTTGAACAGGGCCACCAGCAGGTAGACCAGGAGGGCGGCGGCGCTCAGGCCGCCGACGAGGTAGGCAAGATTCATGATGTCCCCTTGACGCGCGCGCAGCCGACGGCCAGCAGCCAGGTCAGCAGCACGAACACGAGGAGAGCGCCGAGGAAGATGATGTCCATGGACGTTCGCTTTCAGCGTGGTTGTTGTTGGGTGGAGCGTAAGGGGGCCGCGCGAAACGGGGCGTAAAAAGCCGGCGGCGCCCTGTAAACGCGGTGTAAACGGGGTGTAGGCGCGCTCGCCTCAGAAGCTGCGGCTCAGCGTGAGCTGGAGGGCGTCGCGTCCGAGGTACTTGCCGTTGGCGGGCGAGGCGTAGGCGGCGCGGCCGGCGTTGGTGCCGACATAGGCCAGGGCCACGCTGGCCAGCGCATACTGGCGCGTCAGGCCGATCTTCCAGTCGCTGTAGTCGGCGGCGGGGTTGCCGCGCACGCGCTGGCGGCCCGCATGTACTTGCAGGCCCAGGCTGTCGGACAGTGCGAAGTTCGCGCCGAGGTCGAGGTAGCCGCTGTCCTCGCTGTCGACGAAACCGAACAGGTTGGTGGTGGCCTGCGAATACTTGAGGTAGGCCGGCCCCATGCCCAGCTGGACATAGAGCTCGGTGGTGTGGGCGCTGGCGAAGCCGCGCACCTGTCCCAGGCCGTTGTCCGGGTACAGGTAGCGCAGCACGCCCAGGTCATAGCTGACGGAACCCGGCAGTTCGCCGCGCTTGCCGGCGTCGAGGTCGAGTTCGATGTCGCCGTCGCCGCCGGCGTCGCGCGTCCAGCTGATGGTCGAGGCCCAGGCCCCCGCGTACAGGCCGGTGGGGGTGTGGGTGACATCCACTCCGCCCTGCAGCGCGGGGCGCAAGCGGGTCTGGGAGATGCCCCGGTAGCGGTAGTCGCTGGTGAGGGCGGCGTTGAAGGAAAGGGTGGTGGCTGGCGCGGGAGCGTCGGCCGGGGTTTCGGCTTGCGCCTGGGCGGGGCCGGCCAATGCGAGGCCGGCGAACAGCGCCTGGATCGGTGCTTTCATGGAATCCTGCTTCTTGTTGTTGAGGCAGGACCAGCTTAGCGACCGGGGCGTAAAAGTCGGGTAGAAAGGCGGGCGCGGCGCATATACGCGGTGTATATGCCGTCCTTACGCCGCGCCTGGGTCAGTCCGTCGCGATCAGCGCGCGGGCTGCTTCTGCAGCCACTCCATGTACTTGGCCACGCCGCCCGCCACGTCGGTGAACTCCTCATGGTAGCCGGCGGCGCGCAAGGCCGAGATGTCGGCCTGGGTGAAGCTCTGGTACTTGCCCTTGAGCTTGTCCGGGAAAGGCAGGTATTCCAGCAGGCCCTTGGCGATGATCTCGTCCAGGCTCCAGGCCGGATTGCCCTTGTTGGCCAGCGCGTTGACGGTGGCCACCGCCAGGTCGTTGAAGGGCTGGGCGCGGCCGGTGCCGAGGTTGAAGATGCCGCGCTGGTCGGGGTGATCGAGGAAGAACAGGTTCACCTTGACCACGTCGTCCACGAAGATGAAGTCGCGCATCTGGGTGCCAGCCTCGTAGCCGTCGTTGGCGCCGAAGAGCTTGACCTTGCCCTCTTTCTGGAACTGGTGGAACTGGTGGAAAGGCACCGAGGCCATGGTGCCCTTGTGGCCTTCGAGCGGACCGTAGACGTTGAAGTAGCGCAGACCGACCACCTGGTGGCCGGTGTCCTTGCCGCGCGAACGGCCATGCCAGTGGCGGCGCACGTACTGGTCGAACAGGAATTTCGAATAGCCGTAGACGTTCAGCGGGCGCTCGTGCTCGCGCTCTTCCCTGAACACCGTGCCGCCGCCGTACACCGCCGCCGACGAGGCGTAGATGAAGGGGATGTTCTGGCGCTGGCAGAACTCGAACAGCTCGATCGTGTACTCGTAGTTGTTCTTCATCATGTAGCGCCCGTCCATCTCCATGGTGTTGGAGCAGGCGCCCTGGTGCAGGACGGCCGTGAACTTGCGGTCGAACTGGCCGGCCTTCAGGCGGGTGATGAAGTCTTCCTTGTCGAGGTAGTCGGCCAGCTCGGCGTCGACGATGTTGTGGAACTTCTCGGGGCGCGACATATTGTCGACCGCGAAAACGGAAAACGGCTGGCGCTGCGACAGCGCGTGCACCAGGTTCGCGCCGATGAAGCCTGCTGCGCCTGTGACCAGAAT of Massilia sp. KIM contains these proteins:
- the kdpA gene encoding potassium-transporting ATPase subunit KdpA: MSAEFLLLLAAFLAVLLALAWPLGALMAHVAGSGLKPGHISGLRWLGAIERVLMRCAGPAASADQTWKGYALALIVFNALGAVFVYLLQRVQAWLPLNPDGMANVSPDSSFNTAVSFVANTNWQGYSGEQTMSILTQMLGLACQNFFSAATGIAVAFALIRGFAARSSESVGNFWTDLVRSTLYVLLPLSLLLAVFLAGQGVIQNFSGQVQAQLLEPVVHAQGTAVTQAIPMGPVASQEAIKMLGTNGGGYFNANSAHPFENPNALTNFAQMIAIFLIPAALCFTFGRMVGDIRQGWAVLATMTIIFVAACLLTYAAEQQANPQLVALGMDASSGNMEGKETRFGIAASSLFAVVTTAASCGAVNAMHDSFMPLGGMAPLVMMQFGEVIFGGVGSGLYGMLVFAILAVFIAGLMIGRTPEYLGKKIQAYEMKMAALVILVTPCLVLAGTALAVGVDLGKAGVANPGAHGFSEILYALTSAANNNGSAFAGLSANTPFYNSLLAVAMWFGRFAVIVPVLAIAGSLARRQRLAVTAGTMPTHGPMFIGLLGAVVVLVGVLNYVPALALGPVVEHLQLFGK
- a CDS encoding potassium-transporting ATPase subunit F, coding for MNLAYLVGGLSAAALLVYLLVALFKAEEL
- a CDS encoding TorF family putative porin, which codes for MKAPIQALFAGLALAGPAQAQAETPADAPAPATTLSFNAALTSDYRYRGISQTRLRPALQGGVDVTHTPTGLYAGAWASTISWTRDAGGDGDIELDLDAGKRGELPGSVSYDLGVLRYLYPDNGLGQVRGFASAHTTELYVQLGMGPAYLKYSQATTNLFGFVDSEDSGYLDLGANFALSDSLGLQVHAGRQRVRGNPAADYSDWKIGLTRQYALASVALAYVGTNAGRAAYASPANGKYLGRDALQLTLSRSF
- the rfaD gene encoding ADP-glyceromanno-heptose 6-epimerase, producing the protein MILVTGAAGFIGANLVHALSQRQPFSVFAVDNMSRPEKFHNIVDAELADYLDKEDFITRLKAGQFDRKFTAVLHQGACSNTMEMDGRYMMKNNYEYTIELFEFCQRQNIPFIYASSAAVYGGGTVFREEREHERPLNVYGYSKFLFDQYVRRHWHGRSRGKDTGHQVVGLRYFNVYGPLEGHKGTMASVPFHQFHQFQKEGKVKLFGANDGYEAGTQMRDFIFVDDVVKVNLFFLDHPDQRGIFNLGTGRAQPFNDLAVATVNALANKGNPAWSLDEIIAKGLLEYLPFPDKLKGKYQSFTQADISALRAAGYHEEFTDVAGGVAKYMEWLQKQPAR